A portion of the Bufo gargarizans isolate SCDJY-AF-19 chromosome 7, ASM1485885v1, whole genome shotgun sequence genome contains these proteins:
- the LDLRAD1 gene encoding low-density lipoprotein receptor class A domain-containing protein 1 isoform X1: MNRTFPQRRSMDASSFGSTVSMLSRDEKDACCGCSRKCMCVISVTLLLLMIIAAAIVCAVVLALPARTLESRYCVTSDNHTGFLCDDRITCLLPSQVCNSASDCGNGEDETTSLCSNLPDNLPGYLLFRCGNPQIWIYSNLKCNGINDCGDCSDESQALASCSSCLSNWWPCTPVLYQYCNCIPTSLCRNGVQDCVSWSDEYICP, encoded by the exons ATGAACCGGACGTTCCCCCAG CGGAGAAGTATGGATGCCTCGTCCTTTGGATCCACAGTGTCTATGCTCTCAAGGGATGAGAAGG ATGCATGTTGtggctgcagcagaaaatgcATGTGCGTCATAAGCGTGACATTACTCCTTCTAATGATCATCGCTGCTGCCATCGTGTGTGCGGTGGTGCTCGCCCTCCCTGCTCGCACCCTAG AAAGTCGCTACTGTGTCACATCGGACAACCACACCGGATTCTTATGCGATGACAGAATAACGTGTCTGCTGCCATCGCAGGTCTGTAATTCTGCAAGTGACTGCGGCAATGGGGAGGACGAAACGACTTCACTGTGCA GTAACCTGCCTGATAATTTGCCTGGATATTTATTATTTCGATGTGGAAATCCTCAAATCTGGATATACAGCAACCTGAAGTGTAACGGCATTAATGATTGTGGAGACTGCTCCGATGAGTCCCAGGCCT TGGCATCCTGTTCCTCCTGTCTGAGTAATTGGTGGCCATGTACCCCAGTGCTCTACCAGTACTGCAACTGCATCCCCACTTCTTTGTGTCGCAATGGAGTCCAAGACTGTGTGAGCTGGTCTGATGAGTATATATGCCCCTGA
- the LDLRAD1 gene encoding low-density lipoprotein receptor class A domain-containing protein 1 isoform X2 codes for MDASSFGSTVSMLSRDEKDACCGCSRKCMCVISVTLLLLMIIAAAIVCAVVLALPARTLESRYCVTSDNHTGFLCDDRITCLLPSQVCNSASDCGNGEDETTSLCSNLPDNLPGYLLFRCGNPQIWIYSNLKCNGINDCGDCSDESQALASCSSCLSNWWPCTPVLYQYCNCIPTSLCRNGVQDCVSWSDEYICP; via the exons ATGGATGCCTCGTCCTTTGGATCCACAGTGTCTATGCTCTCAAGGGATGAGAAGG ATGCATGTTGtggctgcagcagaaaatgcATGTGCGTCATAAGCGTGACATTACTCCTTCTAATGATCATCGCTGCTGCCATCGTGTGTGCGGTGGTGCTCGCCCTCCCTGCTCGCACCCTAG AAAGTCGCTACTGTGTCACATCGGACAACCACACCGGATTCTTATGCGATGACAGAATAACGTGTCTGCTGCCATCGCAGGTCTGTAATTCTGCAAGTGACTGCGGCAATGGGGAGGACGAAACGACTTCACTGTGCA GTAACCTGCCTGATAATTTGCCTGGATATTTATTATTTCGATGTGGAAATCCTCAAATCTGGATATACAGCAACCTGAAGTGTAACGGCATTAATGATTGTGGAGACTGCTCCGATGAGTCCCAGGCCT TGGCATCCTGTTCCTCCTGTCTGAGTAATTGGTGGCCATGTACCCCAGTGCTCTACCAGTACTGCAACTGCATCCCCACTTCTTTGTGTCGCAATGGAGTCCAAGACTGTGTGAGCTGGTCTGATGAGTATATATGCCCCTGA